In Acaryochloris marina S15, a single genomic region encodes these proteins:
- a CDS encoding isoprenyl transferase, protein MNNFDYVTRPTDLDPDCLPQHVAVIMDGNGRWAKRQGFPRIAGHRQGARTLKDLVRCCKDWGIPTLTAYAFSTENWRRPLEEVDFLLVLFERLLRQELAEMDREGVRISFIGDLSPLPSSLRKEIDRAVLATANNQAVHFNVAVNYGSRAELTQACRQIAEQVQLGNIEPDAVDEQLIEQYLYTAGTPDPDLLIRSSGELRLSNYLLWQLAYTEFYFTDVFWPDFGRAAFHEALQHYQMRDRRFGTVKLKQPCAG, encoded by the coding sequence ATGAACAACTTCGATTACGTTACTCGCCCTACAGATTTAGACCCCGATTGTTTACCCCAGCATGTTGCCGTCATTATGGATGGCAACGGTCGCTGGGCTAAACGCCAAGGGTTTCCTCGGATTGCGGGTCATCGCCAAGGGGCACGGACCCTCAAAGATTTAGTGCGCTGCTGCAAAGACTGGGGCATTCCGACCCTGACAGCCTATGCCTTTTCTACGGAAAACTGGCGTCGCCCTCTAGAAGAAGTCGACTTTCTCTTGGTCTTGTTTGAACGCCTTCTCCGCCAGGAACTGGCTGAAATGGATCGTGAAGGGGTACGGATTTCTTTTATTGGCGATTTGTCTCCCCTGCCGTCCTCTCTGCGGAAAGAAATCGATCGAGCGGTCTTAGCAACGGCCAATAACCAAGCAGTGCATTTTAATGTGGCGGTCAATTATGGCAGTCGAGCAGAGCTGACCCAGGCCTGTCGCCAAATTGCGGAGCAGGTTCAGTTGGGTAATATTGAGCCAGATGCAGTAGATGAGCAGCTGATTGAACAATATCTCTATACTGCTGGCACCCCTGATCCTGACCTGCTGATTCGTAGCAGCGGTGAACTCCGCTTGAGTAACTACCTGCTGTGGCAGTTGGCCTATACAGAGTTTTACTTTACGGATGTGTTCTGGCCCGATTTTGGCCGGGCAGCTTTTCATGAGGCTTTGCAGCACTACCAGATGCGCGATCGCAGATTTGGTACCGTAAAACTCAAGCAGCCCTGTGCAGGTTAG
- a CDS encoding Na+/H+ antiporter has translation MLLSNPIVAEMAMEAEDAIASNLKQFLLVLSVSLSVATLPQVFSWFRQIPYTLLLVIVGLGLAFVDVRLVDLSPELILAIFLPPLLFEAAWNLKWSDLKSDLFPICLYAIFGVVITIGGVALGLNKFAGISITTALLIGASLSATDPVSVIALFRELGAGKRLKTLMEGESLFNDGMAVVAFSFLVGLPLGVSTFEPSQVLGQLLAVIGIGIGVGSLLGFGISYLTQRFDLPLVEQSLTLVSAYASYLLTEDLGGSGVIGVVTTGLVLGNFGSRIGMNPRTRLIVTEFWDFLAFFVNSIVFLLIGDQIRFAILGDNLGTIVVTIIGMLVTRAVSIFALGFFSNATVKSEIPLKDQTVLWWGGLRGSVSIALALSVPAVLGEREEIIATVFGVVLFTLLVQGLTTKFLLQGLGLISDQTQQQDYLATIARRAALSRVLAFLEKGDARPGIEPEFYRYQTALVEGQLAKLESELDEMQKKCPELKEFTADQLKEELLAIEADTYAEFVRAGRLNKELAPFLAEVFIPE, from the coding sequence ATGCTGTTGAGCAATCCGATTGTGGCTGAGATGGCGATGGAAGCAGAAGATGCGATCGCAAGTAATCTCAAACAATTTTTGCTGGTATTATCCGTCTCTTTGAGTGTTGCCACCCTGCCTCAGGTGTTTAGTTGGTTTCGCCAAATTCCTTATACCTTGCTGTTGGTCATCGTAGGGTTGGGGTTAGCCTTTGTCGATGTGCGGTTGGTGGATTTATCTCCGGAGCTCATTCTGGCGATTTTCTTGCCGCCGTTGCTATTTGAAGCGGCTTGGAATCTGAAGTGGTCCGACCTCAAAAGTGATTTATTCCCCATCTGTCTGTATGCCATTTTCGGGGTAGTCATCACCATTGGTGGAGTGGCCCTGGGCCTCAACAAATTTGCAGGCATTTCCATAACCACGGCCCTATTGATTGGGGCCAGTCTGTCTGCGACTGATCCGGTCTCGGTGATTGCTCTATTCCGAGAATTAGGGGCAGGAAAACGCCTCAAAACTCTGATGGAAGGCGAAAGTCTGTTTAACGATGGCATGGCTGTTGTGGCTTTCAGCTTTCTGGTGGGATTACCCCTAGGGGTGAGCACCTTTGAACCGTCTCAAGTGTTGGGACAATTGCTAGCCGTGATTGGGATTGGCATTGGGGTGGGCTCTCTGCTTGGGTTTGGGATTTCCTACCTGACACAGCGTTTTGATTTGCCCCTGGTCGAACAGTCTTTAACTTTGGTCTCTGCCTATGCGTCTTATTTGCTGACGGAGGATCTAGGCGGGTCTGGGGTCATCGGTGTGGTCACCACCGGTTTAGTGCTAGGCAACTTTGGGTCTCGGATTGGCATGAACCCCAGAACCCGACTAATTGTCACAGAGTTTTGGGACTTTCTGGCTTTCTTCGTGAACTCCATCGTCTTTTTGCTGATTGGCGATCAGATTCGGTTTGCCATTTTGGGCGACAACCTGGGCACGATTGTGGTCACTATTATCGGCATGCTAGTGACTCGGGCGGTGTCTATTTTTGCCTTAGGCTTCTTTAGTAATGCGACAGTGAAATCAGAGATTCCTCTCAAAGATCAAACGGTCTTATGGTGGGGGGGCTTGCGCGGATCGGTCTCCATTGCCTTGGCTCTCAGCGTGCCTGCGGTCTTGGGCGAACGCGAGGAAATTATTGCCACGGTATTTGGGGTCGTGCTGTTTACGCTGTTGGTTCAGGGACTGACGACCAAGTTCTTATTGCAAGGGCTGGGGTTGATCAGTGATCAGACCCAACAGCAGGATTATCTGGCTACGATCGCTCGTCGGGCTGCCCTTTCTCGGGTCCTAGCTTTTCTAGAGAAAGGAGATGCTAGACCGGGGATTGAACCTGAATTTTATAGGTATCAAACAGCCTTAGTCGAGGGACAGCTTGCCAAGCTTGAATCGGAATTGGACGAGATGCAAAAGAAATGTCCTGAACTGAAGGAATTTACTGCTGATCAACTGAAAGAAGAATTACTGGCTATTGAGGCAGATACCTATGCTGAGTTTGTAAGAGCAGGGCGTCTTAATAAAGAGTTGGCTCCTTTCTTAGCAGAGGTGTTTATTCCGGAATAA
- a CDS encoding CorA family divalent cation transporter, translating to MQLPANWQLPDEIKRRFGQKGAGKQRAMLANGHLLLVLHKLPQPGSRQRQGIFFWRHPQGTWKCSEGGEGLPRLRKHLKGYSKAEQQLSQEYSQAALAEDYFQILENLAPICRAAKNMMDTLQAAREGVPEDRDIIDLRDWASDLDRTLDLLYTDVKNALEFDLAKRAEEQSRLSLESVRMAQRLNLLAAIFLPLTALCSLFGMNLLNGLEHSPVAFWMILGLGIVLGILTQRWILKPSAKA from the coding sequence ATGCAACTGCCTGCCAATTGGCAACTCCCCGATGAGATTAAGCGCCGTTTTGGCCAGAAGGGGGCTGGTAAACAGCGTGCGATGCTAGCCAATGGCCATCTGTTGCTGGTTCTCCATAAACTCCCCCAACCAGGCAGTCGACAGCGACAAGGGATCTTTTTTTGGCGCCATCCCCAAGGAACCTGGAAATGCAGCGAAGGGGGAGAAGGCTTACCCCGGCTCAGAAAACATCTCAAAGGCTATAGCAAAGCAGAACAGCAATTGAGTCAAGAATATAGCCAAGCTGCCTTGGCTGAAGACTATTTCCAAATCCTAGAAAACTTGGCTCCTATCTGTCGTGCTGCCAAAAATATGATGGATACGCTGCAGGCTGCTCGGGAGGGGGTACCCGAGGATAGAGACATTATTGATCTACGGGATTGGGCTAGTGATTTAGATCGGACCTTGGATTTGCTCTATACCGATGTTAAAAATGCTTTGGAGTTTGATTTAGCAAAACGAGCGGAGGAACAAAGTCGTCTTAGTTTGGAGTCGGTCCGTATGGCTCAGCGCCTGAATCTGTTAGCTGCCATATTTTTACCCCTCACAGCACTGTGTAGTTTGTTTGGGATGAACTTGCTCAATGGCTTAGAGCATTCGCCTGTAGCCTTTTGGATGATTTTAGGCTTAGGTATTGTCTTGGGGATATTGACCCAACGATGGATTCTGAAGCCCTCTGCTAAAGCTTAG
- a CDS encoding ATP-binding protein yields MLLPASIEFTNLCRTQVTLLMQSFQASMGAVYLSKDLPAQQQGELIPIVIYPEESAQNLQPAPLRLPASDPEQKRNSSASLASSQTNILSELEKDEFWSDNTLSTTALAISQAQQVVIPLIHEEMVLGLLVAAREHRSWSKVEQSQLQQIADTLALACILDQRSQWLANAQYQQRVLQSEQHQTLSNLLHQFRNPLTALKTLGKLLHKRFGEDESNRKIAASIVEQSDRLEEMLRQFDGAIDLGEAAIEPLDADAWVSTSQPTPPALPPSLPLGEDELQMQLCQFMDILQPLIQSAVGRVEQKKLQLTVRIPSNLPPIKADMIALREVCSNLFDNALKYTPAGGEVQVEVCRQLAEGRQPAQFLLISDSGPGIPQADLTRVFERQYRGVQAQTDIPGTGLGLAIAKTLMEQMQGDIQAFSPRIDQPEPLALAAPGSTFMVRLPESDVKILA; encoded by the coding sequence ATGTTGTTGCCCGCTAGCATTGAATTCACCAATCTCTGTCGAACACAGGTGACCTTATTGATGCAGAGCTTTCAGGCCAGTATGGGAGCAGTGTACTTGTCCAAAGATTTGCCTGCGCAACAGCAGGGTGAGCTAATTCCCATCGTCATTTATCCAGAAGAGTCAGCGCAAAATTTACAGCCAGCACCCCTGCGCCTGCCCGCAAGCGACCCTGAACAGAAACGGAATTCAAGTGCCTCACTAGCTTCTAGCCAAACCAATATTTTGTCTGAATTAGAAAAAGACGAATTCTGGTCAGATAACACGCTTTCCACCACAGCTCTGGCCATATCACAAGCTCAACAAGTCGTGATTCCGTTAATTCATGAAGAGATGGTGTTGGGGTTGCTGGTCGCTGCCCGTGAACATCGTTCGTGGAGCAAGGTCGAACAATCGCAACTGCAGCAGATTGCTGATACCTTAGCTCTGGCCTGTATTTTGGATCAGCGATCCCAATGGCTAGCCAATGCTCAGTATCAACAGCGAGTGTTGCAGTCGGAACAGCACCAGACCCTGTCTAATCTGCTACATCAGTTTCGCAATCCACTCACCGCCTTGAAAACCTTAGGCAAGCTCCTCCACAAGCGCTTTGGGGAAGATGAAAGTAATCGCAAAATTGCCGCCAGTATTGTTGAGCAAAGCGATCGATTAGAAGAGATGCTGCGCCAGTTTGACGGTGCTATTGATTTAGGGGAAGCGGCCATCGAGCCACTAGATGCGGATGCTTGGGTCTCAACGTCTCAACCAACCCCTCCGGCCTTACCTCCCTCGCTTCCTTTAGGGGAAGATGAGCTGCAGATGCAGCTCTGCCAGTTCATGGATATCCTCCAACCCCTAATCCAGTCAGCAGTAGGACGAGTAGAGCAAAAAAAACTACAGCTCACCGTCAGGATTCCTAGCAATTTGCCCCCGATTAAGGCAGATATGATTGCGTTGCGTGAGGTCTGTAGCAATTTGTTTGATAATGCTTTGAAATATACCCCGGCTGGAGGCGAGGTGCAGGTAGAGGTTTGTCGCCAGTTGGCTGAAGGTCGCCAACCTGCCCAATTCCTATTAATCAGTGATAGCGGCCCAGGAATTCCCCAGGCTGATTTAACACGAGTTTTTGAGCGCCAATATCGAGGTGTGCAGGCCCAAACAGATATTCCTGGAACAGGGCTAGGATTGGCCATTGCCAAAACGCTGATGGAACAAATGCAAGGCGATATTCAAGCCTTTAGTCCCCGTATTGATCAGCCCGAGCCATTGGCCTTGGCTGCCCCAGGCAGTACGTTTATGGTGAGGTTGCCGGAATCAGACGTCAAGATTCTGGCCTGA
- a CDS encoding ShlB/FhaC/HecB family hemolysin secretion/activation protein, which yields MASEYRFIRLRFHLLRTFLGLWGLYLLPLGVRAQTAPPPGVPNIPPDVTPIEPIEPRTFPKPAPQAPPKLPPSEDLLNAPPQPTPQPESPDNPNFIAVTEYRITGNTVLSEEEIQQVTKPFTGDAVPFSRLLEARSALTQYYIDQGYITSGAYLPADQVIEKGIVTLQVVEGRLEGIEVSGNKHLKSSYVSKRLNLGAGPPLNVNELLGAMRLLQIDPLIGNLSAELTAGSGPGLSILQVKVEEAPSFDVQFVLDNQRSGSIGSFQRQVVVSEANLFGFGDGVRLGYANTDGSNELDFSYTFPINARNGTISASFSQVWSRVVEEPFDQLDIEGVSRDLSLTYRQPVIQTPQKELALGITLGRQESDTSLLGFPFPLSPGADAEGRTEISQLRLFQEWTQRGNDSVLALRSEFGIGLDAFATINPNPTALGEPEVPDGLFFLWRGQAQWVKQFAPGNLLLLRSTAQFADRSLVPLQQYGLGGLNSVRGYPQNLLLVDNGLFGSAEYRLPLARFGDNQEGLLQLAPFFDLGHGWGNTDGSRTETLAAVGLGLRWQWSDLMSARLDWGIPIISIGPETSGFDDSQLFFSIVVSPF from the coding sequence ATGGCTTCTGAATATCGTTTTATTCGCCTTCGCTTTCACCTACTCAGAACTTTTTTGGGCTTATGGGGACTCTATCTTCTCCCCCTAGGGGTTAGGGCTCAAACTGCCCCACCTCCTGGCGTTCCAAATATCCCCCCAGATGTTACTCCCATTGAACCTATCGAGCCTAGGACTTTCCCGAAACCAGCACCTCAGGCTCCCCCAAAGTTACCCCCTTCTGAGGACTTGCTGAACGCTCCACCCCAGCCAACGCCTCAACCAGAATCTCCGGATAACCCTAACTTCATTGCCGTGACGGAATACCGTATCACTGGCAATACGGTGTTAAGCGAAGAAGAAATACAACAGGTTACTAAGCCCTTCACAGGGGATGCTGTGCCTTTCTCTCGGCTGCTAGAAGCCCGTTCTGCCCTAACTCAGTACTATATCGATCAAGGCTACATCACCTCAGGAGCCTACTTGCCAGCAGACCAGGTAATTGAGAAAGGAATAGTGACCTTACAAGTCGTGGAAGGACGGCTGGAAGGTATCGAAGTCTCAGGAAATAAGCATCTGAAGTCTAGCTATGTTAGCAAACGCCTAAACCTGGGGGCGGGGCCGCCTCTGAATGTGAATGAGCTATTGGGGGCAATGCGATTGCTCCAGATCGATCCTCTGATTGGGAACCTCTCTGCTGAACTGACGGCAGGCTCTGGCCCTGGTTTGAGTATTCTGCAGGTAAAAGTTGAAGAGGCTCCTTCCTTTGATGTGCAGTTCGTCTTAGACAACCAGCGTTCTGGCAGTATTGGTAGTTTTCAACGGCAAGTTGTGGTCAGTGAAGCCAACCTCTTCGGATTTGGAGATGGGGTGCGGTTGGGGTATGCCAATACCGATGGTAGTAATGAATTGGACTTTAGCTATACCTTTCCCATCAATGCTCGCAATGGCACGATCAGCGCTAGCTTTAGCCAGGTTTGGAGTCGGGTTGTAGAAGAACCCTTCGATCAGTTGGATATTGAAGGGGTTTCACGAGACCTGAGCTTGACCTATCGTCAGCCCGTTATTCAAACGCCCCAGAAGGAGCTGGCCTTAGGGATTACTTTAGGTCGCCAAGAAAGTGATACTTCGTTACTAGGATTCCCCTTTCCTCTTTCTCCTGGAGCTGATGCTGAAGGGCGTACTGAAATTTCCCAACTCCGGTTATTCCAGGAGTGGACCCAGCGGGGAAATGATTCGGTGTTAGCATTGAGATCAGAATTTGGTATTGGCCTAGATGCCTTTGCCACGATTAATCCAAATCCAACGGCACTGGGTGAACCTGAAGTTCCTGATGGTCTGTTTTTCCTCTGGCGTGGACAAGCTCAGTGGGTTAAGCAGTTTGCCCCCGGCAACCTCTTACTACTGCGTTCAACTGCTCAATTTGCAGACCGCTCCTTAGTCCCTCTGCAGCAGTACGGTTTAGGGGGACTCAATAGTGTTCGAGGGTATCCTCAAAATCTCTTGCTGGTTGATAACGGCTTATTTGGTTCCGCAGAGTATCGTTTACCTCTGGCTCGGTTTGGCGATAACCAAGAAGGACTATTACAGCTGGCCCCCTTCTTCGATCTCGGCCATGGATGGGGTAACACAGATGGATCGAGAACAGAGACTTTAGCTGCTGTGGGTTTGGGGCTTAGATGGCAGTGGTCCGACCTGATGTCTGCTCGGTTAGATTGGGGAATTCCAATTATCTCCATTGGGCCAGAAACAAGTGGTTTTGATGATAGTCAGCTCTTTTTCTCAATTGTGGTCAGTCCGTTTTAA
- a CDS encoding tetratricopeptide repeat-containing serine protease family protein, producing the protein MMKLAPGLPVVLVGVAAVIAQPQISHALSAAEVAKVARNITVRVDSQAPGSGVIIKQDGDTYTVLTAAHVVGSEDTYEVVTPDRARHPITNTTIQQLSNVDLALIQFSSSQSYQVAEVGNAQQISAGMPCYVAGFPGKTAAINEVVYNFTAGQITANAARPLRDGYGLVYSNATLPGMSGGAVLDSQGQLIGIHGRADTTPQAQNPNLNPDIYVKTGFNLGIPINTFLQKAEDAKLELGFATPPSKLAPPALVDQALVEAGQALGQGESSKAVSKFNQVLGSDRKAVALHGRGLAHYQRGNYAEALADLNHAIAIDPYNALFFNSRGAVYLAQALRPNQNLHSSASRAVRDFSEALKLNPQDGNAYNNRGLAHFYTGARAYAIDDFNQALRLEPGLAKAYKNRGFTRWLEQDIRGAIMDLKQALTIDPTYAQAYQTRGRLQFRQGEVAQALADYDQAIQFKPKEGETYIYRGIARYENSEVPGAIQDWQTAIKADPEESAGAHLLIGATLLTQGRENEALQKLKTARQLERTWTNKGFLSQMLGKRLLKDATALLEHPKAQALLKSR; encoded by the coding sequence ATGATGAAATTGGCTCCTGGTCTTCCGGTTGTTTTGGTTGGGGTTGCTGCGGTGATCGCACAGCCCCAGATCAGTCATGCCTTGAGTGCGGCTGAGGTTGCGAAGGTTGCTCGTAATATCACAGTCCGAGTGGATAGCCAAGCGCCTGGATCCGGGGTGATTATTAAACAGGATGGGGACACCTACACCGTATTAACGGCTGCCCATGTGGTGGGAAGCGAGGATACCTATGAGGTTGTCACCCCCGATCGGGCTCGACATCCAATTACGAATACAACAATCCAGCAGCTGTCCAATGTCGATCTAGCGTTGATTCAGTTTTCTAGTAGCCAGTCCTATCAAGTGGCTGAAGTGGGCAATGCCCAGCAAATTTCTGCGGGCATGCCCTGCTACGTTGCCGGATTTCCAGGCAAGACCGCCGCCATCAACGAGGTGGTTTATAACTTTACGGCCGGACAAATTACGGCAAATGCTGCACGACCTTTACGGGATGGGTATGGATTGGTCTATTCCAATGCTACTTTGCCAGGGATGAGTGGTGGCGCGGTTCTTGATAGCCAAGGTCAACTGATTGGAATTCATGGTCGAGCAGATACAACGCCTCAAGCTCAAAATCCGAATCTAAATCCAGATATTTATGTCAAAACAGGGTTTAACTTAGGCATTCCCATCAATACTTTTTTGCAAAAAGCTGAAGATGCCAAGCTGGAATTGGGGTTTGCAACACCTCCATCTAAACTCGCTCCCCCCGCCTTAGTGGATCAGGCTCTGGTGGAAGCAGGACAGGCTCTCGGCCAGGGAGAGAGTAGCAAAGCGGTCTCTAAGTTTAATCAGGTATTGGGGAGCGATCGCAAAGCCGTAGCGCTACACGGTCGAGGATTGGCCCACTACCAGCGAGGCAATTATGCTGAGGCTTTAGCGGATTTAAACCATGCGATCGCCATCGATCCTTACAACGCTTTGTTCTTCAATAGCCGGGGGGCAGTCTACCTAGCCCAAGCCCTCAGGCCCAATCAAAATTTGCATTCTAGTGCTTCTCGGGCCGTGAGAGATTTTAGTGAAGCCCTCAAACTCAATCCCCAAGACGGCAATGCTTACAATAATCGCGGCTTAGCTCATTTCTATACGGGTGCTCGGGCCTACGCCATTGACGATTTTAATCAGGCCCTACGTTTAGAGCCGGGATTGGCCAAAGCTTATAAAAATCGAGGGTTCACTCGCTGGTTAGAGCAAGATATTCGCGGTGCAATAATGGATCTCAAGCAAGCCCTCACCATCGATCCGACCTATGCCCAAGCCTATCAAACACGAGGTCGGCTGCAGTTCCGACAGGGAGAAGTAGCTCAGGCACTAGCCGATTACGATCAAGCCATTCAGTTTAAACCTAAAGAGGGTGAAACCTATATTTACCGTGGGATTGCCCGCTACGAGAATTCCGAAGTGCCTGGGGCAATCCAAGACTGGCAAACTGCGATCAAAGCCGACCCAGAAGAGTCTGCCGGTGCTCATTTGTTGATTGGTGCGACATTATTAACTCAAGGTCGCGAAAACGAGGCTCTACAGAAACTGAAAACAGCTAGGCAACTGGAACGAACCTGGACGAATAAAGGATTTCTAAGCCAAATGTTAGGCAAACGATTATTGAAGGATGCCACTGCATTACTAGAGCATCCCAAGGCTCAAGCTTTGCTCAAATCTCGCTAA
- a CDS encoding ferritin-like domain-containing protein, producing the protein MTPTLLFNPSFLEQSSSTQSFETAPISHRLNKLIQTYLTTDILNDRLQELPQQFQDPQPRPWQPLDWNHIEPSQIRGIDPLIFLAILAGSIDTEAPIRGYTQTSRQYLNPLHPQMARFVGGTVNGQGDLVELGLWEREERQHSPALQRLYTQLSGLKMMPLPHDPRPYEPTDNSQQDLFEHGLHRVATEYGATCLYLWLMAHSSGPLHQVLAELLIDEINHMTKFWGFGCWAYPHTTMFKTLMTLLRPQLRPTQQKPISFSRTLKRMMQVLHWEAWSLPNKLSLLWTFVYVLWHLWRWGRSLNIKQLNRWLGQSPEVSFSSTGV; encoded by the coding sequence ATGACTCCCACGTTATTGTTCAATCCCTCATTTCTTGAACAGTCCTCATCCACCCAGTCCTTTGAAACTGCTCCCATTTCACACCGCTTAAACAAATTGATTCAGACTTATCTGACAACTGATATCCTCAACGATCGGCTGCAGGAGTTACCCCAACAATTCCAAGATCCTCAACCCCGGCCTTGGCAACCGCTCGACTGGAATCACATTGAACCAAGTCAGATAAGGGGAATTGATCCCCTTATTTTTTTAGCTATTCTTGCGGGCAGTATTGACACAGAAGCCCCTATTCGTGGCTATACCCAAACCAGTCGTCAATACCTCAACCCTCTGCATCCACAAATGGCTCGGTTTGTGGGCGGTACCGTCAATGGCCAAGGAGACCTAGTTGAATTGGGACTCTGGGAAAGGGAAGAACGTCAACATTCTCCAGCTCTGCAGCGATTGTATACCCAGCTGTCTGGCTTAAAAATGATGCCTCTCCCCCACGATCCTAGACCTTATGAGCCCACGGATAATTCCCAGCAAGATCTGTTTGAGCATGGCTTGCATCGAGTAGCGACGGAATATGGGGCCACCTGTCTGTATCTATGGTTAATGGCTCATTCTAGCGGTCCATTACATCAGGTATTAGCCGAGCTATTGATCGACGAAATCAACCATATGACCAAATTTTGGGGCTTTGGGTGCTGGGCCTATCCCCACACCACTATGTTTAAGACTCTGATGACTTTACTTCGTCCCCAGTTGAGACCTACGCAACAAAAACCCATTAGTTTTAGTCGTACCCTAAAACGGATGATGCAAGTGCTCCACTGGGAAGCCTGGTCTCTTCCCAATAAGCTATCCCTCTTATGGACCTTTGTTTATGTTTTATGGCATCTGTGGCGGTGGGGCCGCTCTTTGAACATAAAGCAGCTTAATCGCTGGCTTGGGCAATCCCCAGAAGTCTCTTTTTCCTCCACTGGAGTTTAG